In Salana multivorans, a single genomic region encodes these proteins:
- a CDS encoding histidine phosphatase family protein, translating to MPRTTVHLVRHGEVHNPDGILYGRLPGYGLSERGHAMARLVAEAFTSPGSRPGDGHDVTYVVASPLQRAQETAAPLARALGLEVATDDRLIEADNVLEGRRLAGAGVRELLDPAILRHLYNPFSPSWGEPFAQQRDRVLAAVAAARRVAEGHEAVLVSHQSPIWAVRRALQGKPLWHDPRSRECSLASVTSLTFDGDRLVDHTYSEPAASLLPGASAVPGA from the coding sequence ATGCCGCGTACCACCGTCCACCTCGTGCGCCACGGCGAGGTCCACAACCCTGACGGCATCCTCTACGGACGCCTGCCCGGGTACGGGCTGTCGGAGCGAGGCCACGCCATGGCGCGACTCGTCGCGGAGGCGTTCACGTCCCCCGGCTCCCGGCCGGGCGACGGTCACGACGTCACCTACGTCGTGGCGTCCCCGTTGCAGCGGGCGCAGGAGACGGCCGCGCCGCTGGCCCGCGCGCTCGGCCTCGAGGTCGCCACCGACGACCGGTTGATCGAGGCGGACAACGTCCTGGAGGGGCGCCGGCTGGCCGGCGCCGGCGTGCGCGAGCTGCTCGATCCCGCGATTCTGCGGCACCTCTACAACCCGTTCTCGCCGTCCTGGGGGGAGCCGTTCGCGCAGCAGCGCGACCGCGTGCTCGCCGCCGTCGCCGCGGCCCGTCGCGTCGCCGAGGGGCACGAGGCCGTGCTCGTGTCGCACCAGTCCCCGATCTGGGCCGTGCGTCGCGCGCTCCAGGGCAAGCCGCTGTGGCACGACCCGCGCTCCCGGGAGTGCTCCCTCGCGTCGGTCACGTCGCTCACGTTCGACGGCGACCGCCTCGTCGACCACACCTACTCCGAGCCGGCCGCCTCCCTCCTGCCGGGTGCGTCGGCGGTGCCCGGTGCGTAG
- a CDS encoding TlpA family protein disulfide reductase, with amino-acid sequence MRSGARRRTAATGAAALLAVATLLAGCSGSSAPADDPEVAEAGYQAGDGSITLFAPADRTEAVELAGVTFDGVELDLADYRGDVVLLNFWYADCPPCRVEAPDLAALATDYADRGLRVVGINARDDADRVASFTESFGITYPMLEDSDASAVSALQGVVPLSAYPTTVVLDREGRPAARVLGLTDAATLGGLVDDVLAESSRG; translated from the coding sequence GTGCGTAGCGGCGCCCGTCGGCGGACGGCCGCGACCGGGGCGGCAGCGCTCCTCGCCGTCGCGACGCTGCTCGCCGGCTGCTCCGGCTCGTCGGCTCCGGCGGACGACCCGGAGGTCGCCGAGGCCGGCTACCAGGCCGGCGACGGCAGCATCACGCTGTTCGCGCCGGCCGACCGGACGGAGGCGGTCGAGCTCGCGGGCGTCACCTTCGACGGTGTCGAGCTCGACCTCGCCGACTACCGGGGCGACGTCGTGCTCCTCAACTTCTGGTACGCGGACTGCCCGCCGTGCCGGGTCGAGGCGCCCGACCTGGCGGCGCTCGCCACGGACTACGCCGACCGGGGCCTGCGGGTGGTCGGGATCAACGCCCGCGACGACGCCGACCGCGTCGCCTCCTTCACCGAGAGCTTCGGCATCACCTACCCGATGCTGGAGGACTCCGACGCCTCCGCCGTGTCCGCCCTCCAGGGCGTGGTGCCGCTCAGCGCGTACCCGACCACCGTCGTGCTCGACCGCGAGGGCCGCCCGGCCGCGCGCGTGCTCGGACTCACGGATGCCGCGACGCTGGGCGGTCTCGTCGACGACGTCCTCGCCGAGT